In a single window of the Antedon mediterranea chromosome 1, ecAntMedi1.1, whole genome shotgun sequence genome:
- the LOC140057540 gene encoding short transient receptor potential channel 7-like translates to MPKKRRIHYGSSLTSNKSSDNSVADDGDELTRKKDILHAAEMGDFKTIKEAMDHQTNNVEWILKLYDYKDRTILEIATENEHFEIVNYIITHPGRQTIPWETVYESLMLAISKGYLRITQVILEHPMFKRGKDRSRLGSISHYFEQGRKNSKFDQDITPLMLAAHCNDIDIIRLFLARGEKINTPHLNSCNCVSCEHKRTFDSLKHSKSRINTYRALISPAYISLTSADPILTAFELCRELDILASKEKEFKTDYKELSETCKTYTSDLLDMCQSSREVDNLLSGGTDGVDQRERLGRVKLGITYEQRQFVAHAHCQHQLSILFYGDLMSIWKEANSVIRFLFSFALAVGLPIWIPIYWIFPHSKVGKLLKTPMVKFILHTASYICFILLLFLDSTMLGGRFISDETACSSDERLGLCESLCNSTCEWFEHAVNAGMCAPPGEVCHHGCMRVRTPQVSVLSAIILVYVLGYLWNEVKQILQEGSTRYFASIWNWLDICMLNLYMCYFLLNVVVFTKVNRTKQLFMNDTCPEMSGTDHYDTEHIYYLSSDRRLWDASDPTLIGEAMFAVANVLSFARVSFILPASEFLGPLQISLGRMLTDVVRFLIVFMVVFMAFFCATYNLYGYYAVNEGDIHDVESGVVKAFGSFESTLVSLVWALFGLGDSSDYDIPPEYNHGVTQLFGTFLLLMYHFCMILVMLNMLIAMMASSFEDIQADEDVEWKFARAQLWISYFEAGTLPVPFNLIPSPKTIWLAYKSIRNRCRRWLSKRHGPPIERWERKKDETQMNVQGKDASIAGSDTMLGNLGLFNVSTRAYATTTTQENEDILKGVVKRFLFRLQRDKDTDEVGEGELDEIKYDISSLRYEIMQKIDDAIHSKNDQPGDQPGDSSRLNLIENNVFLLVGEIQKLRRELVLNGFVENPDED, encoded by the exons ATGCCGAAAAAACGGCGAATTCACTATGGGTCTTCCCTAACCTCCAACAAGAGCTCAGATAATAGTGTGGCAGATGACGGGGACGAATTGACTAGGAAGAAAGACATTCTGCATGCCGCGGAGATGGGAGACTTTAAGACCATCAAAGAGGCTATGGACCATCAAACCAATAATGTCGAATGGATCCTGAAATTATATGATTATAAAGATAGAACGATTCTAGAGATAGCAACAGAAAACGAACACTTTGAGATTGTAAATTACATAATTACACACCCTGGACGTCAGACGATACCATGGGAAACGGTCTACGAATCGTTAATGCTTGCTATAAGTAAAGGCTACCTGAGAATAACCCAAGTTATTCTGGAACACCCGATGTTTAAACGAGGAAAAGATCGGAGCAGACTCGGGTCCATTTCACATTATTTCGAGCAGGGAAGAAAGAACTCCAAGTTTGATCAGGATATAACTCCATTGATGTTGGCGGCTCACTGCAATGACATTGACATCATTCGCCTGTTCCTTGCCAGAGGAGAGAAAATAAACACACCTCATCTGAATAGTTGTAATTGTGTTTCTTGCGAACATAAAAGAACATTTGATTCATTGAAACATTCAAAGTCACGCATCAATACATACAGAGCATTGATTAGCCCAGCTTACATTTCGTTAACAAGTGCAGATCCTATACTCACGGCATTCGAGTTATGCCGCGAGCTGGACATTCTTGCTTCAAAAGAAAAAGAATTCAAG acAGATTACAAAGAACTCTCAGAAACATGTAAAACTTACACATCTGACCTTCTTGACATGTGTCAAAGTTCACGAGAGGTTGACAATCTTCTCAGCGGTGGAACTGATGGAGTGGATCAGAGAGAAAGGCTGGGTAGAGTCAAACTGGGTATAACATATGAGCAAAGACAG TTTGTTGCACATGCGCACTGTCAGCATCAACTTTCAATTCTCTTCTACGGTGACCTGATGTCAATCTGGAAAGAAGCAAATTCAGTAATACGATTTCTGTTCAGTTTTGCTTTGGCCGTTGGACTTCCAATTTGGATCCCCATCTACTGGATATTTCCACACAGTAAG GTTGGCAAGCTTCTGAAAACACCGATGGTCAAATTCATACTACACACCGCTTCATACATTTGTTTCATACTGCTCCTCTTCCTTGATTCAACAATGCTGGGTGGTAGATTCATATCAGACGAAACGGCGTGCAGTAGTGACGAGCGATTAGGTCTCTGTGAAAGCCTATGCAACTCAACTTGTGAATGGTTCGAGCATGCTGTGAACGCGGGTATGTGTGCACCACCGGGAGAAGTCTGTCATCACGGGTGCATGCGCGTACGAACTCCACAGGTTTCTGTACTGTCTGCGATAATATTGGTTTACGTGTTAG GTTACCTCTGGAATGAGGTTAAGCAGATACTCCAAGAGGGTTCGACACGCTACTTTGCTTCCATTTGGAATTGGCTAGATATCTGTATGTTGAACCTATACATGTGTTATTTTCTCCTGAACGTGGTCGTCTTCACTAAAGTTAATAGAACTAAGCAGCTTTTTATGAACGATACCTGTCCAGAGATGTCAGGCACAGATCATTACGACACGGAGCACATTTACTACCTATCATCAG ATCGTCGATTATGGGATGCATCCGATCCTACTTTGATAGGAGAAGCAATGTTTGCAGTTGCTAACGTGTTAAGTTTTGCCCGTGTATCGTTCATCTTGCCAGCCAGTGAATTCCTAGGCCCGCTACAGATATCTCTAGGCCGAATGCTTACCGATGTGGTTAGGTTTCTAATCGTTTTTATGGTGGTGTTTATGGCATTCTTCTGCGCTACTTACAATTTGTATGGTTATTATGCTGTCAATGAAGGAGATATTCACGATGTAGAAAGTGGAGTAGTAAAGGCATTTGGTtc GTTTGAGAGCACTTTGGTGTCATTGGTTTGGGCGTTGTTTGGTCTTGGAGATTCTTCTGACTATGACATCCCTCCTGAGTACAACCACGGCGTCACTCAGTTATTTGGAACGTTCTTACTGCTAATGTATCACTTCTGTATGATATTGGTTATGTTGAACATGCTTATTGCTATGATGGCGTCGTCATTTGAGGACATTCAG GCTGATGAAGATGTAGAGTGGAAATTTGCAAGGGCACAGTTGTGGATTTCTTATTTCGAAGCTGGTACGTTACCCGTACCCTTTAATCTAATTCCGAGTCCTAAGACCATCTGGCTGGCGTACAAGTCAATACGGAATCGTTGTAGACGCTGGCTGAGTAAAAGGCATGGACCCCCAATTGAACGATGGGAACGAAAAAAAGACGAGACGCAAATGAATGTTCAAGGCAAGGATGCTTCAATTGCAGGAAGTGACACG ATGTTGGGAAATCTTGGTTTATTCAATGTTTCAACACGTGCATACGCAACTACCACGACACAAGAGAATGAG GATATACTAAAAGGAGTTGTAAAACGATTTTTATTCCGATTGCAACGAGATAAGGACACTGATGAAGTTGGCGAAG GCGAACTTGACGAAATTAAGTACGACATATCGAGCTTACGATATGAGATAATGCAAAAGATTGATGATGCAATACACTCAAAGAACGATCAACCGGGCGACCAACCAGGCGACAGCAGCCGACTGAATCTAATCGAAAATAACGTGTTCCTGCTAGTTGGAGAAATACAGAAATTACGACGGGAACTAGTGCTGAATGGGTTCGTCGAAAATCCAGACGAAGactaa